From the Candidatus Neomarinimicrobiota bacterium genome, the window GCCGGAAAAGGATACACCTTTATGCACAGCCATGAGGAGCAAGAAGAGGTCTACATCGTACTTACCGGAAAAGGGGTCATCCAGCTGGAGGATGAAGCTGTGGAAATGTCAGCCGGAGATTTTGTACGCGTTTCACCGCCCGTTCGAAGAGCCATCAAAGCTGATAGTGAATCGTCCATGGCTGGCATTATAGTAGGGGGTGTTCCTAAATCTGGCTATCCTCGATACAAAGGTTCCAGTTCACTGATAGATGACGGGATTCCGGACTGGGACAATCTCCCGCCCTGGTGCGAGGGGAATGAAAAGATTGTAGAGATCAACAAGAAGCTCAAAACACAGCGGGAATCGATAAAGGCAGCAGAATAGTGACAAGATTGGAAAAGGTAGACTCGAAAGAGGTTGGTCTGGAAATTGGTCTACTGATGGCTCGTTTTTTTTT encodes:
- a CDS encoding cupin domain-containing protein, whose product is MTDYNKTNLPLDTLPEWLTWLKEPLELSGIGMTTFNLPAGKGYTFMHSHEEQEEVYIVLTGKGVIQLEDEAVEMSAGDFVRVSPPVRRAIKADSESSMAGIIVGGVPKSGYPRYKGSSSLIDDGIPDWDNLPPWCEGNEKIVEINKKLKTQRESIKAAE